The Bradysia coprophila strain Holo2 chromosome II, BU_Bcop_v1, whole genome shotgun sequence genome has a segment encoding these proteins:
- the LOC119072813 gene encoding mitochondrial mRNA pseudouridine synthase Trub2-like: protein MQNSMLAHIKDANTVLNTLNGIINVYKPAGVSVNNIKRSLLGNLCKGLNSLQTRPPIERVVISDAAHDRYKVDVATDWSDHVLTVGERHQISDFKFNTSHLSRLTSGVLLVGLNAGTQQIHRIRDNRLIRVYHVTGELGTSTENNFKDSLVIARANYTHVWPDKMNAILSSMQASHQRKMFELCGVHIQSNSAFEIAKRGLIRPASQTVPILYGMKCVQFDRPKFTIEIHAINEHVKYFGELIQEIGLQLHSVACCTGVRCIRHGHFTNKDSLLRSNWHLQEVVTNMAQCRQIIDEHPNMLRQENVELTEKEQEPQ, encoded by the exons atgcaaAACTCGATGCTGGCTCACATAAAAGATGCGAACACTGTGTTGAATACTCTAAATGGAATCATAAACGTGTACAAACCAGCCGGCGTTAGCGTTAACAACATCAAAAGATCCTTACTGGGCAATTTGTGTAAAG GTTTAAACAGTCTTCAAACTCGACCCCCCATAGAACGTGTAGTCATTTCAGACGCAGCCCATGATCGATATAAAGTGGACGTTGCGACTGACTGGAGTGATCATGTTCTGACCGTTGGAGAGCGACATCAAATTAGCGACTTTAAATTCAACACATCGCATCTGTCTCGATTAACATCCGGCGTTTTGT TGGTCGGCCTGAATGCGGGCACTCAGCAAATACACCGAATTCGCGACAATCGCCTGATCCGCGTGTATCACGTAACCGGTGAACTGGGCACATcaactgaaaataatttcaaagatTCACTAGTCATTGCCCGAGCCAACTACACACACGTATGGCCCGACAAAATGAACGCAATTCTATCATCGATGCAGGCGTCCCATCAACGGAAAATGTTCGAACTATGCGGTGTACACATTCAATCGAATTCGGCCTTTGAAATAGCTAAGAGGGGATTGATTCGTCCTGCCAGCCAGACGGTGCccattttgtatggaatgaaatGCGTACAATTCGATCGGCCGAAGTTTACAATAGAGATCCATGCGATCAATGAGCATGTGAAGTATTTTGGTGAACTGATTCAG GAAATCGGATTACAACTACACTCTGTGGCCTGCTGCACCGGCGTACGGTGCATTCGTCATGGACATTTTACCAACAAAGATTCGTTGTTGCGAAGCAATTGGCATTTACAAGAGGTTGTGACCAATATGGCTCAGTGCCGACAAATCATTGATGAACATCCGAACATGTTACGGcaagaaaatgttgaactGACAGAGAAGGAGCAAGAACCACAATAA
- the LOC119072786 gene encoding uncharacterized protein LOC119072786 isoform X2: MNQNTVTGWTLFTLLASSLVINVIAYPQATSNLAAQYRPPQLPQQKPLNGPSEYVPSARYEEGDRKFAEKPNALKKVALDDIDDDIQTNQITDNGGGGFSWTNMLGTLMTMFFNNAANIQPTKSDDLETNGGLATSPWANVISIGLRIFTTLLGGGGATNDGIDKVDNGGGGSPMQFINIVVNLLDALKTSFSHRSLAARSIGKKDSVSDAAVASIAMMKSYVRTYRNADDKCMQRYLCEANMECNKDIGGSSIFCQLGTYATSFVLERTTGNSFEAFYDAGRRGRSGENCRQIYLECNEV, from the exons ATGAATCAAAATACTGTAACTGGTTGGACATTGTTCACACTACTGGCGTCCAGTTTAGTGATAAATGTAATTGCCTATCCGCAA GCAACAAGTAACCTAGCTGCTCAGTATCGACCACCACAATTGCCTCAACAGAAACCATTGAATGGTCCCAGCGAATACGTTCCATCCGCTCGATACGAAGAAGGCGATCGTAAATTTGCCGAGAAACCCAATGCACTGAAGAAAGTCGCACTGGACGATATTGACGACGACATTCAAACGAACCAAATCACGGACAATGGTGGCGGTGGATTCTCATGGACGAATATGTTGGGAACATTGATGACAATGTTCTTCAACAATGCGGCCAATATTCAACCAACGAAATCCGATGACTTAGAAACGAATGGTGGTTTGGCCACATCACCATGGGCCAATGTTATTTCAATCG GTCTACGCATCTTTACAACATTATTGGGCGGTGGTGGAGCTACGAATGACGGTATCGATAAAGTTGACAACGGAGGTGGTGGTTCACCGATGCAG TTCATCAACATTGTGGTCAACCTTCTGGATGCCCTAAAGACATCATTCTCGCACCGTTCACTTGCCGCCCGATCGATTGGTAAGAAAGATTCGGTGAGCGATGCTGCCGTCGCTAGCATTGCCATGATGAAGAGTTACGTACGCACATATCGAAATGCTGACGATAAATGTATGCAACGGTATCTATGCGAAGCGAATATGGAATGTAACAAGGACATTGGAGGCTCATCCATTTTCTGTCAATTGGGAAC ATATGCTACCAGCTTTGTACTAGAACGAACAACCGGCAATTCATTCGAAGCATTTTACGATGCTGGACGTCGCGGTCGATCTGGCGAAAATTGTCGACAAATTTACCTCGAATGTAACGAAGTTTAA
- the LOC119072801 gene encoding 2-oxoglutarate-dependent dioxygenase htyE-like, with the protein MIPLIDCAAIAEGDFEEVSFENYNEIAKEIGRAMTGIGMCNLINVGVSMEKIEKVHEVSKKFFELPVETKLKYRKVSPKKSFHGYSAPGDEFLNEDAKNSTELREFWDIWGPEAYDEKMYPDDDVPGFKQAIDDVRSELEKAGKKIFRCIEICLELEEGTFTSTHRNLGDHSISTHSQLRSLYYYKLNPNANFPPNAIRCGEHKDWGSITFLIQDMVGGLEVKTSEGEWISAVPVKNAILLNSGQLMEYWTGGHFHAAPHRVRIITEGKEAKDPRQSLVFFINPDGDTDVFPIIPVLPEKEIQFQKFNNQPVNAYKHYQERIENATLY; encoded by the exons atgatTCCGTTAATTGATTGTGCTGCT attgCCGAAGGGGATTTCGAAGAGGTCAGCTTTGAGAATTACAATGAAATTGCTAAAGAAATCGGAAGAGCAATGACCGGTATTGGCATGTGTAACCTGATAAATGTTGGTGTGTCCATGGAAAAG ATTGAAAAAGTGCACGAAGTATCGAAAAAGTTCTTTGAATTACCGGTTGAAACTAAACTGAAATATAGGAAAGTCTCTCCGAAGAAATCGTTCCACGGATATTCAGCTCCCGGTGACgaatt TCTGAATGAAGATGCGAAAAACTCTACCGAGTTAAGAGAATTCTGGGACATTTGGGGTCCAGAGGCTTACGATGAGAAAATGTACCCGGACGACGATGTGCCAGGTTTTAAGCAAGCTATTGACGATGTGAGAAGTGAATTGGAAAAAGCtggtaagaaaattttccgatgCATAGAGATATGCTTGGAGCTGGAGGAAGGAACATTCACTTCAACGCACCGAAATCTTGGTGACCACTCCATCAGCACCCATTCGCAACTACGCTCACTATATTACTACAAATTAAATCCGAATGCCAATTTTCCACCGAATGCCATACGATGTGGAGAACACAAAGATTGGGGATCGATAACCTTCCTCATTCAGGATATGGTTGGAGGACTAGAG GTGAAAACGTCGGAAGGCGAATGGATTTCAGCTGTTCCAGTCAAAAATGCAATTCTCTTAAACAGTGGGCAGTTAATGGAGTACTGGACTGGTGGACATTTTCATGCTGCG CCACATCGGGTACGAATAATAACAGAGGGAAAAGAGGCGAAAGATCCTCGACAGAGTTTAGTATTCTTCATCAATCCCGATGGTGATACGGACGTTTTTCCGATAATTCCGGTTTTACCGGAAAAGGAAATTCAATTCCAGAAGTTTAACAACCAACCGGTTAATGCATACAAACATTACCAGGAGCGTATTGAAAACGCTACACTTTATTGA
- the LOC119072786 gene encoding uncharacterized protein LOC119072786 isoform X1 encodes MNQNTVTGWTLFTLLASSLVINVIAYPQATSNLAAQYRPPQLPQQKPLNGPSEYVPSARYEEGDRKFAEKPNALKKVALDDIDDDIQTNQITDNGGGGFSWTNMLGTLMTMFFNNAANIQPTKSDDLETNGGLATSPWANVISIGLRIFTTLLGGGGATNDGIDKVDNGGGGSPMQGILAAVLSGVLGTKDPEQVNTMAKQAGEFINIVVNLLDALKTSFSHRSLAARSIGKKDSVSDAAVASIAMMKSYVRTYRNADDKCMQRYLCEANMECNKDIGGSSIFCQLGTYATSFVLERTTGNSFEAFYDAGRRGRSGENCRQIYLECNEV; translated from the exons ATGAATCAAAATACTGTAACTGGTTGGACATTGTTCACACTACTGGCGTCCAGTTTAGTGATAAATGTAATTGCCTATCCGCAA GCAACAAGTAACCTAGCTGCTCAGTATCGACCACCACAATTGCCTCAACAGAAACCATTGAATGGTCCCAGCGAATACGTTCCATCCGCTCGATACGAAGAAGGCGATCGTAAATTTGCCGAGAAACCCAATGCACTGAAGAAAGTCGCACTGGACGATATTGACGACGACATTCAAACGAACCAAATCACGGACAATGGTGGCGGTGGATTCTCATGGACGAATATGTTGGGAACATTGATGACAATGTTCTTCAACAATGCGGCCAATATTCAACCAACGAAATCCGATGACTTAGAAACGAATGGTGGTTTGGCCACATCACCATGGGCCAATGTTATTTCAATCG GTCTACGCATCTTTACAACATTATTGGGCGGTGGTGGAGCTACGAATGACGGTATCGATAAAGTTGACAACGGAGGTGGTGGTTCACCGATGCAG GGTATCCTTGCTGCTGTTTTATCGGGCGTCTTAGGCACTAAAGATCCAGAACAGGTCAACACAATGGCTAAACAAGCGGGCGAG TTCATCAACATTGTGGTCAACCTTCTGGATGCCCTAAAGACATCATTCTCGCACCGTTCACTTGCCGCCCGATCGATTGGTAAGAAAGATTCGGTGAGCGATGCTGCCGTCGCTAGCATTGCCATGATGAAGAGTTACGTACGCACATATCGAAATGCTGACGATAAATGTATGCAACGGTATCTATGCGAAGCGAATATGGAATGTAACAAGGACATTGGAGGCTCATCCATTTTCTGTCAATTGGGAAC ATATGCTACCAGCTTTGTACTAGAACGAACAACCGGCAATTCATTCGAAGCATTTTACGATGCTGGACGTCGCGGTCGATCTGGCGAAAATTGTCGACAAATTTACCTCGAATGTAACGAAGTTTAA
- the LOC119072830 gene encoding RIP-like protein: MTTTSIAQKIKERNTARQLRFGSPKLRDHLRQKCRSRIKESRVMSFDNNRAFENDFLSRIVKDELREMDIDIELQTQFYAEIEQEILQWTIEEFERENDYLLNDRPTFFCPFCQKSELNFHSADVDQMSCQRCGIRFKCLGTPDQFHELFQRRLVQHELICDENLNFFVEPIAPNAAVQGLNAICMECDFYAKLY; encoded by the exons ATGACAACCACATCGATAGCTCAAAAGATAAAAGAGAGGAATACCGCTCGTCAATTAAGATTCGGTTCTCCAAAATTACGTGACCATTTGCGACAG AAATGCCGAAGCAGAATAAAGGAATCCCGTGTGATGTCATTCGATAACAACAGAGCATTCGAAAAT GACTTCTTATCCCGTATTGTAAAAGACGAACTCCGAGAAATGGACATTGACATTGAGCTGCAAACGCAATTTTATGCAGAAATCGAACAGGAGATCTTACAATG gaCAATTGAAGAATTCGAACGAGAAAATGATTACCTCCTCAACGATAGGCCAACATTTTTCTGTCCTTTTTGTCAAAAGTCCGAACTGAATTTCCATTCGGCCGATGTGGATCAGATGTCGTGCCAGAGATGTGGCATTCGCTTCAAGTGCCTCGGAACACCCGACCAATTCCATGAACTTTTCCAACGACGGCTGGTACAGCACGAGTTGATATgcgatgaaaatttgaactttTTCGTCGAACCAATTGCACCGAACGCAGCCGTCCAGGGACTGAATGCCATTTGTATGGAATGTGATTTTTACGCGAAACTCTATTGA
- the LOC119072778 gene encoding uncharacterized protein LOC119072778, protein MMHVIIPIGIVLMLCVHIGSAQLTNLHGCPNIWDSYYPKCGATEKNIGYDTNERKYVPICPSISSGQYPPNCHCRYGGKYVASQNSCPEPQCPTKSVTHGAYPNCECTEPNHEYNAYMNECVRQCPENSTGRYPDCKCNDKLEVFSKEWYTCDRCPPNTRPGSVYPNCECEIGNYVIGLWGDYRNRCHSCKDGFTGKYPDCVCENGNTGVDNCSSCPWTSEGVFPNCICKKSKKPIMKHPFYGDYTCLECPDDSDGVYPDCICNNEFAYYENITNNCRTCPDETKRIEGFPYCTCLDENSSFVPEVGFCRKCPYDSIGKYPNCTCNERDHLFSAYRNFCYPDCLEPSITGLEFNMTNCVNRYAYPGRQCPPNSIGTSPNCKCIEDGKTFYTYGWGCHDIGDIAFGLQYCPNKREKWPQCSVSIDPKVTLSLIG, encoded by the exons ATG ATGCACGTCATCATCCCAATTGGTATCGTCCTTATGCTATGTGTGCACATTGGTTCAGCTCAACTGACTAACCTGCACGGTTGTCCGAATATCTGGGACAGCTACTATCCGAAATGCGGTGCGACCGAGAAGAATATAGGCTACGATacgaatgaaagaaaatacgtACCGATATGCCCATCGATAAGTTCAGGCCAATATCCGCCGAATTGTCATTGTCGATATGGAGGGAAATATGTGGCATCACAGAACTCGTGTCCCGAACCGCAATGTCCAACAAAAAGTGTCACACACGGAGCGTATCCGAATTGTGAATGCACCGAACCAAACCACGAATACAATGCATATATGAACGAATGTGTTCGACAATGTCCTGAGAATAGTACAGGGCGTTATCCCGATTGCAAATGTAATGACAAATTAGAAGTCTTCAGCAAAG AATGGTACACATGTGACAGATGTCCACCGAACACCCGTCCAGGCAGTGTTTACCCGAATTGCGAATGTGAAATCGGTAACTATGTAATTGGTCTTTGGGGAGACTACCGCAATAGATGCCATAGCTGCAAGGATGGTTTCACTGGAAAGTATCCAGATTGCGTATGTGAAAATGGCAACA CTGGAGTAGACAATTGTAGTAGCTGTCCATGGACGTCCGAAGGCGTCTTTCCAAATTGCATTTGTAAAAAGAGCAAGAAACCCATAATGAAACACCCTTTCTATGGTGACTACACATGCTTGGAATGTCCAGACGATAG TGACGGTGTTTATCCCGACTGCATTTGCAACAATGAATTTGCATATTACGAAAATATTACCAATAATTGTCGCACTTGTCCAGACGAAACAAAACGGATCGAAGGATTTCCCTACTGTACATGTCTCGATGAAAACTCAAGCTTCGTCCCAGAAGTTGGTTTTTGTCGCAAGTGTCCATATGATTCGATCG GTAAATATCCGAATTGTACCTGCAACGAACGCGATCATTTGTTTAGTGCTTATCGGAACTTTTGCTACCCCGACTGTCTTGAACCGTCGATAACTGGCTTGGAATTTAATATGACGAATTGTGTGAACCGATATGCCTATCCGGGACGTCAATGTCCTCCGAATTCGATTGGAACCAGTCCCAACTGCAAATGTATTGAGGACGGTAAGACATTTTATACGTACGGCTGGGGCTGTCACGACATTGGTGACATAGCTTTCGGCCTTCAGTATTGTCCCAACAAGAGGGAGAAGTGGCCCCAGTGTAGCGTATCAATTGATCCGAAAGTAACGCTTAGCTTAATTGGATAA